The nucleotide sequence TAGAGATGTTTGTTTCAATGTATGGGTCAATCATTCCGAGCATTCTTGGTAACTTCAATGCTCCTTTTACACTAACAATCTCATCTTTTACAGCTTGAATGACTTGCTGTTGACGTCGAACGCGACCGAAGTCACTTTCTGCATCATGACGGAAGCGAGCATAGTGAAGGAGTTGTTCGCCGTCTAGCTTTTGTTCACCTTCTTTAAGGTCAATGAACAAGCCGCCAGCACGGTCTGTATATTGCATATCTTTCTCGACGTCAATTTTAACCCCTTTAGGAGCGACTTCATCTACGATTTCTGTAAAACCATCGAAATTAACCATCGCATAATATTCAGTGTCGATTCCGAAGTTTTCTTTTATCGTTTGGCGAACAAGCTCAGGTCCGCCCATTGGTAAGGCTGCATTGATTTTATTTTGGCCATGTCCTGGAATTGAAACATAGCTATCGCGCATGATTGAAGCAATCTTCGCTTTGTTTGTTTTTGGATCGTATTGGGCAATCATGATTGTGTCTGTTCGTCCTTTGGCATCTCCTTTACCGTCTGCGCCAAGTAAAAGAATGTTCACTTTACCCATGTTATTAACTGCCCCGTTAAATTCTTCAAGATCTTCTTTATCTGTGCCCCCCGGCAACAGACTGCCATTTTCTGCAGCAAGGTTCTGCCCTGCTTGGAATTCATAAACGCCGTAACCAAGTACTACTGCAAATAACAGGAGAAAAAAGAAGAGGACTTTTGACTTCTTTTTCTTCTTGCGTACTTTACGACGCACAATTCTCGATGATGACATAGTGTTTGTTCACCCTCTCTAACGTCCCAAAACTAATTTACCGTTATTTTTTTATTTCGTAAAGTAAATTCTAAAAATCTATTAAATTTTTGCTCGACACCTCTTTACATTCATAACATACATTATAGATGGAGAAGGGGTGTGATACAATGTCTGTCCAACAAACAGACCGCTGGTTGACGGAATATGTGAAGCAAAAATCACGTCGTAGGAATCTGTACGATCTCCACCGTAAGTTTCTCTGTGAACGAATTACTTGTTGCTTTCATGATGCACATCCAGAAGAAATTCAGAACCATCTTATTCAGCATGGAATGTTTTCCCCCGCAGAGAATATCGACAAAAATCTACAAAAATTAATCGAAAAAAAATGCTGGAGAATAATCCAGGATGAATACTACCAGCTTCAAACCAAATGGAATGGTCCAGATGTGCAAATTTACATTTATCCATCTGCTCAAAATGTTCGCCTTCTTCGTAAATTTTTTAAGGGTAAAAGCGGGTTGGCATATCCTGATGGTTTGTTCCTGTTTGTCTCTCCGACAAATAGTGAAGCTGAATGGCGTGCCTTGCTGACACATGAGTATCATCATGTTTACTATATGAATAAAAAAGGGCATGAACTAACATTGCGCGATGTGATCCTAATGGAAGGAATGGCTGAATATGCAGTACGAGAACGACACGGAGAAGATTATTTAGCACCGTGGACTTCACTTTATAAGAAGGAAGATGCACAGCGCATATGGAAGCAGTATTTAGAGAAATTTCAAGAGCTAGCCCCAGACCATCCATCCTTTAGAAAGCTCCTGTATGGAGGAGAAGGTGTGCCGCGTTGGGCTGGGTATTTTGTAGGTTATCATCTTGTTTCAAGCTATGTATCAAATAAGAAAATGAGTGCCGATAAATTGATTGAAATTCCAGCTGAACGGTTTTTACAAAACAAAGAATGGGTATAAAGAACGTAATAAATTGAATTGTTCGGCTGCAAACTTAAGGCATAGCGGTAAGCCTGTAAATCTTGCCGCTGCTTGTTTTTCACTACTATTCATTATCCAAAACGCATACTGTTTCTTCTGCTTCATAGAATGAATAAAAAGTGGACAGGCAGGGGAAGAAAATGCTTACCAAAAATATGGAAGTAGTAGACATGCTTGTTGTGAATAGCCAATGATATTTCGGTTGTTTCTTTATAGTATTGGTTTTGGATTAGCAGTAACAGGCGGGATAAGCATCATCGCCTATCTAAACCTGTTGACAATCGGCCACGACTTTACGGAATATTTGCTCTTTCTTACTAGGAAATTTGAATGTTATTTACTCCCGATCGGCCTTATTTGTATTTGGTTAAGTATCTATTGGCCATTAAAGGAAAAGTAAATTCAAAACATTTCTTTAAGTGGAATAAATTGTGTTAAAGCGGACATACTTAAGGATACATACTGATGAAGTGAGGGGAATGAGCATGTTATATCTACATGACGTATGGGTCAACTGGTTTGAAGGCGAAGAGAACGGCTATAACGTCTGTCCGTTCCACGAATGGCGTAAAACCGATTCCGTCGAACTTCTTGATCGAGTACCTCTTCTAAAAGTACATACACCATTATATCATTATATCGAAAACGATTTATCAGAATTACCAAAGAAGCTGCTTGAGGACATCTATCAAAAGAGTTTTGCGAGAAGAAATCATGAACGTGTACAGCTTGAATATTGCTTTGTAATCACAGATGGTACAGGTATTCTTGCAGTCGATACAATTGGTTACACACTGCCTATTCGAAAAAGCCGCCTAATCCCACGACAAGAGCAGGTTGTATACGAAATGATTGAAAATGAAGAGTATGTGGAGTATTCGTTTACAGAAGATGAGTTTATGAAGGAATATCACATTCTTTCACCAGAGCCCGTTCTTATGAAAGGACTTACTCGTAAAGAAAGACAGTTGAAGCAACTGCTATTTATGGCGCTTGATCAATTGAAAACAACTCAAAACCCAGCACAAATTCGCTACTGGTACACAGAATGGAATCCAGAGAAATACGATGAAATTCAAGCATTGAGCTTCCATGATATTTGGGTGCGCATGTATCAAGAAATGAAAAAAGGCTGGACAGACCGCCACGAATTAATTTGTGAGGGGTTAATAAAAGGGCAGCCATTCTTTGAAAAGCTATGGGAAATTGAACAAGGTCAAACAGTGAATTAATACAAAAAGGCAACCGTTATGGCTGCCTTTTTTTGTTGTGGAGAGTGTGGTTCAACCGAGCTTGTCGCTTTTATCGTCTTTTTCTCCCTAGACCTACAGCGTTCATTGCTTTACGCAGTGTGCGTGAGGCTGTACGGTTCGCTTTCTCCGCACCATGGTCTAAGATTTCATCGAGCTTATCTGATTCCATTAAGTTGTAGTACTTTTCTTGGATTGGTTTTAAGACATTGATAACAGCCTGTGCTGTATCTGCTTTGAAATCCCCGTATCCCTTGTTCGCGTAAGCTTCTTCAAGCTCTTCAATTGAACGGTTGGCGCAAATTGAATAAATGGTAAGCAAGTTTGAAATTCCCGGTTTATTTTCTTTGTCAAAACGGACAATTCCATCTGAGTCTGTAACTGCGCTTTTAATTTTCTTTTCGATTTTTTTCTCATCATCAAGCATAGAGATAAATGATTTTTGGTTATCATCTGACTTACTCATTTTTCTCGTTGGGTCTGTAAGAGACATAATGCGTGCGCCAACTTTTGGAATTTCGACTTCTGGGATTGTAAATACTTCAAGGTTACGGTTATTAAAGCGTTCTGCTAAGTTACGCGTTAACTCAAGGTGCTGTTTTTGGTCATCTCCGACAGGTACGACATCGGTATTATATAGAAGGATATCAGCTGCCATTAGTGGTGGATACGTTAACAAACCAGCTGAAACGCCTGCTTCTTGTTTTTGAGATTTATCTTTAAATTGTGTCATTCTTTCTAATTCGCCAATATAGCTTGTGCATTGTAAGATCCATCCGAGTTGTGCATGTGCCGGCACTTCCGATTGGATGAAAAGCGTCGACTTTTCTGGATCAATACCTGACGCTAAATATAATGCAGCAAGAGATCGGATGTTTTGACGAAGCTTTAAACGGTCTTGTGGAACGGTAATCGCATGTTGGTCAACAATACAGAAGTAGCATTCATTTCCTTCCTGCATATGAACAAAGTTTTTCATTGCCCCAAGGTAGTTCCCAAGCGTTAGTGTTCCACTTGGCTGGATACCGGAAAAAATCCTTTTCATTTCTTGTCACACTCCATTTAAATAGTTTTTTGCATATAAAAAGGCCCATTCATCCCCATAAAAAATAGGGACGAATGGACCGTGGTGCCACCCTAATTATCCTTGAATGACTCAAGGATCACTTACCCAGTACAAAATTATACTGTGCCCAGGATATCGCGCGGGCTGTCACGCCAAAGCCTACTAATGAATAGTCACGTTCAGTTTGGATGCTCGAAAGTCCATTCAATTTCGTTCGACTGCTTGTTTTCACCAACCACAAGCTCTCTATAAGTGAGACGAAATTTACTACTCTTTCTCATCGCATATTGTTCGAATCATATTTTGACCTCTATATTATAGCGAAAACAAGTAAGATGTTCAAATTGTTACAGAACTTGATTGAGGGTTTAAGTTTGAAAACTAATATTGCTGAATTCGCATACTTAATTTCGAATTTCGGAATACTATATTTTATAATATCATTACATGTAAGCGTTTTATTTTGCGTGAGAAAGACTAACATCTTGAAATTTTTTGTTGAAAATAACGGAATTATGTGTGTATAATGAAATCAGTTAATTTTGTTAAAGATTCGTTAACAAATCATTAACTTTTTACGTTAATCGCAGGGGAATGATCGGATTGCTTAAATTAGACCAAACAGATTTACGAATTTTGCAATCGTTGCAAGCGGATGGACGTAGACCATATACAGATATTGCTAAGCAATATGGGATAAGCGAAGGGAAGGTTCGCTTTCGGATTAACCGTATGATTGAAAACGGTGTGTTTGAATTTGTAATTCACACAAATCCAAACAAAATTGGTCTACATGTTCAAGCAATCATCGGAATTGTTACGAAAATCGGATTTCGTGACAAAGTAGCTATGGATTTGGCTAAGTTTAAGGAAGTTCGATTTGTGGGCGCATTCGCAGGAAAGTATGACATTATGATTCAAGCATATTTTACAAGCAATGAAAAACTCGTTGAATTTACAGACTTATACTTGTCAAAGGTAGAGGGAATTGAAAAATCAGATGTTTTCTTAGAGTTAAAAGATTACAAAGATTCATTCTCATACATTGACTTGGCAAGTGAGCAGCAATAATTTTTTTATAATTCAAAATGTCAGAATCTTAATGCTTGTCATTCGATTGTGCATTGAAGAAAAACGGTCACAAGTTGGACAACCTTTAAGGAGGTGATAGGCCGGTAGCAGCAGGAACAACGCAATACTTAGCTTTTATGAACGATTAATAA is from Bacillus tianshenii and encodes:
- a CDS encoding YjbA family protein, whose translation is MLYLHDVWVNWFEGEENGYNVCPFHEWRKTDSVELLDRVPLLKVHTPLYHYIENDLSELPKKLLEDIYQKSFARRNHERVQLEYCFVITDGTGILAVDTIGYTLPIRKSRLIPRQEQVVYEMIENEEYVEYSFTEDEFMKEYHILSPEPVLMKGLTRKERQLKQLLFMALDQLKTTQNPAQIRYWYTEWNPEKYDEIQALSFHDIWVRMYQEMKKGWTDRHELICEGLIKGQPFFEKLWEIEQGQTVN
- the trpS gene encoding tryptophan--tRNA ligase, yielding MKRIFSGIQPSGTLTLGNYLGAMKNFVHMQEGNECYFCIVDQHAITVPQDRLKLRQNIRSLAALYLASGIDPEKSTLFIQSEVPAHAQLGWILQCTSYIGELERMTQFKDKSQKQEAGVSAGLLTYPPLMAADILLYNTDVVPVGDDQKQHLELTRNLAERFNNRNLEVFTIPEVEIPKVGARIMSLTDPTRKMSKSDDNQKSFISMLDDEKKIEKKIKSAVTDSDGIVRFDKENKPGISNLLTIYSICANRSIEELEEAYANKGYGDFKADTAQAVINVLKPIQEKYYNLMESDKLDEILDHGAEKANRTASRTLRKAMNAVGLGRKRR
- a CDS encoding DUF2268 domain-containing putative Zn-dependent protease (predicted Zn-dependent protease with a strongly conserved HExxH motif), which codes for MSVQQTDRWLTEYVKQKSRRRNLYDLHRKFLCERITCCFHDAHPEEIQNHLIQHGMFSPAENIDKNLQKLIEKKCWRIIQDEYYQLQTKWNGPDVQIYIYPSAQNVRLLRKFFKGKSGLAYPDGLFLFVSPTNSEAEWRALLTHEYHHVYYMNKKGHELTLRDVILMEGMAEYAVRERHGEDYLAPWTSLYKKEDAQRIWKQYLEKFQELAPDHPSFRKLLYGGEGVPRWAGYFVGYHLVSSYVSNKKMSADKLIEIPAERFLQNKEWV
- a CDS encoding LCP family protein; translation: MSSSRIVRRKVRKKKKKSKVLFFFLLLFAVVLGYGVYEFQAGQNLAAENGSLLPGGTDKEDLEEFNGAVNNMGKVNILLLGADGKGDAKGRTDTIMIAQYDPKTNKAKIASIMRDSYVSIPGHGQNKINAALPMGGPELVRQTIKENFGIDTEYYAMVNFDGFTEIVDEVAPKGVKIDVEKDMQYTDRAGGLFIDLKEGEQKLDGEQLLHYARFRHDAESDFGRVRRQQQVIQAVKDEIVSVKGALKLPRMLGMIDPYIETNISKTAMLGLGKDFFLNTPENIDTMRVPVDGSFGDSYVGHAGSVLTLDKEQNAEALQEFFNDDKTDEKTAAKKDDEDSESNS
- a CDS encoding Lrp/AsnC family transcriptional regulator, translating into MLKLDQTDLRILQSLQADGRRPYTDIAKQYGISEGKVRFRINRMIENGVFEFVIHTNPNKIGLHVQAIIGIVTKIGFRDKVAMDLAKFKEVRFVGAFAGKYDIMIQAYFTSNEKLVEFTDLYLSKVEGIEKSDVFLELKDYKDSFSYIDLASEQQ